The Magnolia sinica isolate HGM2019 chromosome 9, MsV1, whole genome shotgun sequence genome contains a region encoding:
- the LOC131256968 gene encoding probable LRR receptor-like serine/threonine-protein kinase At2g24230 — protein MGFAPFASFLVLSLIFRTSASQEPNTDGFFLSDFMQKMGLNSSTQNLSAPVCSWNGVTCDTQGANVISLAISGYSLSGLIPENTIGKLSKLQFLDLSSNRITGFSSDFWGLGNTLKSLNLSSNQINGSLPNTIGNFGLLEYLNLSQNMFGGSIPSELLNCKALVSVDLSSNQLNGSVPNGFGPAFENLTILNLAGNAISGRILDFEGLKSVSYLNLSGNEFQGPVTGVFAEALQVIDLSRNRFQGHISQVHFNSRFNWSVLVFVDMSENQLSGQFFNGFNQARSLKHLNFAHNRFSRQKFPRLENLFQLEYLNLSKTSLIGHIPTEISQLSGLATLDLSQNHLTADIPHLSIDGLQVLDLSQNNLTGEIPMPLLEKLPEMEKFNFSYNNLSLCAAKFSPETFRTAFFGSQDNCPIAANPNLLKKKDTKHRGLKLALAIALSVFCFLVGLACLAFGCRRKTRMWAVKQLSYKEEPNISGPFSFQTDLTTWVADVKVATSVAVIIFDKPLLNFTFADLLSATSHFDRGTLLAEGRFGPVYRGFLPGAIHVAVKVLVHGSTVTNQEAAREFEHVGRIKHPNLVPLVGYCLAGDQRIALYEYMENGNLQNLLHDLPLGVQRTEDWSTDTWEEEGDGVQNVASEGLTTWAFRHKIALGTARALAFLHHGCFPQIIHRDVKASSIYLSSELEPRLSDFGLAKIVGSSLEEELSRGSTGYSPPEFSQLDGSSSSSSATSKSDVYGFGVVLFELITGKKVIGDDYPDEKDSNLVTWVRRLVRKNQSTCAIDPKIRGTGSETQMVEALRIGYLCTADSPSKRPSMQQIVGLLKDIEPISGQ, from the coding sequence ATGGGTTTTGCTCCTTTTGCTTCCTTTCTTGTTCTGTCATTGATTTTCAGGACTTCAGCCTCTCAAGAACCCAACACAGATGGGTTCTTTCTATCAGATTTCATGCAAAAGATGGGGTTGAACTCATCAACCCAAAACCTCTCAGCTCCTGTTTGTTCATGGAATGGCGTCACCTGCGACACCCAAGGGGCGAATGTCATCAGTCTGGCGATTTCTGGTTACAGCCTCTCTGGTTTGATTCCTGAAAACACCATTGGAAAGCTCAGCAAGCTTCAATTTCTGGACCTCAGCAGTAACAGAATCACTGGATTTTCGTCGGATTTCTGGGGCCTGGGCAACACTCTCAAGAGTCTCAACCTCTCTTCCAATCAGATAAACGGGTCTCTCCCAAACACAATTGGGAATTTTGGGCTTTTGGAATATCTGAATCTCAGCCAAAACATGTTTGGTGGAAGCATCCCATCTGAGCTTCTCAATTGCAAAGCGCTGGTATCTGTTGATCTTTCGTCCAACCAATTGAATGGGAGTGTCCCGAATGGTTTCGGGCCCGCCTTTGAGAATCTCACCATTTTGAACCTGGCCGGGAATGCGATTTCCGGCAGGATATTGGATTTTGAGGGGCTGAAATCCGTCAGTTATTTGAATCTTTCAGGGAATGAATTTCAGGGTCCGGTGACAGGCGTGTTTGCAGAAGCATTGCAGGTCATAGACCTGAGCCGGAACCGGTTCCAAGGCCACATCTCTCAGGTACATTTCAATTCCAGATTCAATTGGAGTGTTTTGGTTTTCGTCGACATGTCGGAAAATCAATTGAGTGGGCAGTTCTTCAATGGCTTCAACCAAGCTCGATCGCTCAAGCACCTGAATTTCGCCCACAACAGATTTTCTCGGCAGAAATTTCCGCGCTTGGAAAATCTCTTCCAACTTGAATATCTCAACCTGTCGAAAACTAGCCTCATTGGCCATATTCCAACTGAAATCTCCCAACTGAGTGGTTTAGCGACGCTTGATCTTTCACAAAACCATCTAACGGCCGACATTCCTCATCTAAGTATTGATGGTCTCCAAGTTCTCGATCTGTCTCAAAACAATCTCACTGGTGAAATCCCGATGCCATTACTCGAAAAACTACCTGAAATGGAGAAGTTCAACTTCTCCTACAACAATTTGTCTTTGTGTGCAGCAAAATTCTCACCCGAAACGTTCCGAACTGCATTTTTCGGTTCACAAGACAACTGCCCAATTGCTGCAAATCCCAAtctgttgaagaagaaggataCCAAACATAGAGGACTGAAGCTTGCATTGGCTATAGCTCTATCAGTCTTCTGTTTTCTTGTGGGGTTGGCTTGCCTTGCATTCGGGTGCCGGCGGAAAACTAGAATGTGGGCAGTGAAGCAGCTCTCCTACAAGGAAGAACCAAACATTTCAGGCCCATTTTCATTTCAGACTGATTTAACCACTTGGGTTGCAGATGTTAAGGTTGCAACCTCAGTCGCTGTGATCATATTCGACAAACCACTGCTGAATTTCACATTTGCAGACCTCTTGTCTGCAACGTCCCACTTTGATCGAGGGACCTTGTTGGCCGAAGGGAGATTCGGGCCTGTTTATAGAGGTTTTCTACCCGGGGCAATCCACGTAGCTGTAAAAGTTCTAGTCCACGGGTCGACCGTCACCAATCAGGAGGCCGCGAGAGAGTTTGAACATGTTGGTCGAATCAAGCATCCAAATCTCGTCCCCTTGGTTGGTTATTGCTTAGCAGGTGATCAGAGGATCGCGCTCTATGAATATATGGAGAATGGGAACCTGCAGAATCTGCTTCATGATCTACCATTGGGAGTGCAAAGAACAGAGGATTGGAGTACGGATACATGGGAAGAAGAAGGCGATGGGGTCCAAAATGTTGCATCCGAAGGCCTAACGACTTGGGCATTTAGGCATAAGATCGCACTTGGCACAGCCCGTGCATTGGCCTTCCTACACCATGGATGCTTCCCTCAGATAATTCATCGAGATGTGAAGGCTAGTAGCATTTATCTCAGTTCAGAATTGGAGCCTAGATTATCCGATTTTGGATTGGCGAAGATTGTTGGGAGTAGTTTGGAGGAGGAGCTCTCTCGTGGGTCCACGGGTTATTCACCTCCAGAGTTTTCTCAATTGGACGGCTCATCTTCCTCCTCATCTGCAACATCCAAATCCGATGTTTATGGATTTGGGGTTGTTCTCTTTGAGCTGATCACAGGGAAGAAAGTGATTGGAGATGATTATCCCGACGAGAAGGATTCAAATTTAGTGACTTGGGTGAGAAGGCTGGTTAGAAAGAATCAAAGTACATGTGCCATTGATCCAAAGATTCGAGGGACGGGATCAGAGACGCAGATGGTGGAAGCACTGAGAATTGGGTATCTTTGTACTGCCGATTCGCCGTCAAAGAGGCCGAGCATGCAGCAGATTGTTGGGCTTCTGAAAGATATTGAACCAATCTCTGGTCAGTGA